The Thalassotalea sp. 273M-4 genome includes a region encoding these proteins:
- a CDS encoding flavohemoglobin expression-modulating QEGLA motif protein has translation MLTLSEKECIALIKKRQCFHAEVNGGSFIVKIDDYTPLICAAIHNGHHLRSDLAKSFLLSEKERFYEEDPYTDEIISSFPIQLIGNDSRFEYDLNRAKTLSTYFKTAWDKQVWQKTLTTKQRAISHAKHQAFYNVLETIVAVIEKQFSHAIVFDIHSYNYKRIEKDTPTFNIGSGQIDVERWSHVVSHFERQLNKISLPNIDVRAATDEVFYGRGYLISHINAHFDNTLVLPTEIKKVFMDEVSGDVYPLVLEDLKTGVKNAISETAAYFMRRYTKKKKTQRADILSSSISPEVIEIDKRLYKLCKSVETLNFINPINLIAQKNRFLKKNSYVAPSFNYKQLDLNPYKFREQLYKLPVEDIFDASIQQLYRHVIDNLANKIDLLTSIGTDDFVYNSLKYYGEPNQKDVANARFILHLHDDNVEQQQDYLNADQAIDYFKQQAHDWGLKCKIEKSAKIVAKAMVNNEKALLLINKDAKFTAKEVHAFAYHELGIHMLTTINAKQHPLKVFSLGLTGNTHTQEGIALYSEYCSGSLTIARLKNIALRVIAVQYMLEHGDFVKTFHTLMNEFELDKEFTFNLTTRVYRGGGFTKDYLYLTGFRDILNVAREQSIDNLLVGKTGLLDFDIVSEMIERGMITKPQPLFDTHYRSSGDPVLDFIVNSIK, from the coding sequence ATGCTAACGCTGTCTGAGAAAGAGTGTATCGCACTGATAAAAAAACGTCAGTGCTTTCATGCCGAAGTTAACGGCGGTTCGTTTATCGTTAAAATTGACGATTACACCCCGTTAATTTGTGCCGCTATCCATAATGGTCATCATTTGCGCTCTGACTTAGCGAAATCATTTTTATTGTCAGAAAAAGAACGATTTTATGAAGAAGACCCTTATACCGATGAAATTATATCTTCTTTTCCAATTCAATTAATAGGCAACGACTCTCGCTTTGAATATGATTTAAACCGAGCGAAAACCCTGTCGACCTATTTTAAAACGGCTTGGGATAAACAAGTTTGGCAAAAGACTCTCACCACCAAACAACGTGCCATCAGTCATGCTAAACATCAGGCTTTTTACAATGTGCTTGAGACCATTGTGGCGGTTATTGAAAAGCAATTTAGCCATGCCATTGTATTTGATATTCATTCGTATAATTACAAACGCATCGAAAAGGATACCCCAACATTTAATATTGGCTCAGGCCAAATAGATGTTGAGCGTTGGAGCCATGTTGTTAGCCACTTTGAACGCCAATTAAATAAAATAAGCCTTCCAAATATTGACGTTAGAGCCGCAACTGATGAAGTGTTTTATGGTCGAGGTTACCTAATTTCACATATTAATGCCCACTTTGATAACACCTTGGTGCTGCCGACAGAAATAAAGAAAGTCTTTATGGATGAAGTAAGTGGGGATGTTTATCCTTTGGTCTTAGAGGATTTAAAAACCGGGGTTAAAAATGCAATCAGTGAAACGGCCGCATACTTTATGCGTCGTTACACCAAGAAAAAGAAAACCCAAAGAGCCGACATATTATCTTCTAGTATCAGCCCTGAAGTTATTGAGATTGATAAACGTTTATACAAGCTGTGCAAAAGTGTCGAAACCCTAAACTTTATAAACCCGATCAACTTAATTGCTCAAAAGAATCGTTTCTTAAAGAAAAACAGCTATGTAGCGCCCAGCTTTAACTATAAACAGTTGGATCTTAACCCGTATAAATTTCGCGAACAATTATACAAATTACCCGTTGAAGATATTTTTGACGCAAGCATTCAGCAACTGTACCGCCATGTTATTGATAATTTGGCGAACAAAATTGACTTATTAACCAGCATCGGAACCGACGATTTTGTTTATAATTCGCTTAAGTATTATGGCGAACCAAATCAAAAAGATGTTGCCAATGCGCGCTTTATTTTACATTTACATGATGACAATGTTGAGCAACAACAAGATTATCTAAACGCCGATCAGGCGATAGATTATTTTAAACAGCAAGCTCATGATTGGGGTTTAAAGTGTAAAATTGAAAAATCGGCCAAAATTGTGGCCAAAGCTATGGTCAACAACGAGAAAGCTTTGCTGTTGATTAACAAAGATGCCAAGTTCACGGCTAAAGAAGTGCATGCTTTTGCCTATCACGAACTGGGTATTCACATGCTCACAACCATCAACGCCAAGCAACATCCGCTTAAAGTCTTCAGTTTGGGGTTAACCGGCAATACCCACACGCAAGAGGGGATCGCGCTATACAGTGAGTATTGTTCTGGTAGTTTAACCATTGCCAGATTAAAAAATATTGCGCTACGTGTTATTGCGGTTCAGTACATGTTGGAGCATGGCGATTTTGTGAAAACCTTTCACACCTTGATGAATGAGTTTGAACTCGACAAAGAGTTTACTTTTAACTTAACGACGCGAGTTTATCGTGGTGGGGGCTTTACCAAAGATTATTTATACCTTACCGGCTTTCGCGATATTCTAAATGTTGCCAGAGAGCAATCGATAGATAATTTACTGGTGGGTAAAACAGGGTTATTAGACTTTGATATTGTCTCGGAAATGATTGAGCGTGGGATGATAACCAAGCCTCAACCTTTGTTTGACACTCACTATCGAAGCTCTGGTGATCCGGTGCTTGATTTTATCGTCAATTCAATTAAGTAA
- the yqfB gene encoding N(4)-acetylcytidine aminohydrolase — protein MKQLSFYSRFIDDICHGRKTITLRDKDEIDYQPNELVEAISNPEQQVFAQLKIIHVLPVAFDQINQTHAHSENMSLTELKALIREIYPNENNFYEIRFELHKQQDI, from the coding sequence ATGAAACAACTCAGTTTTTATAGTCGTTTTATTGACGACATTTGCCATGGTCGAAAAACCATTACTTTACGAGATAAGGATGAAATCGATTATCAGCCTAACGAGCTTGTCGAGGCCATTAGCAACCCTGAACAGCAAGTCTTTGCACAGTTAAAGATCATCCATGTATTGCCCGTTGCATTTGACCAAATCAACCAAACTCATGCCCACAGTGAGAATATGTCTTTAACCGAGCTAAAGGCATTAATCCGAGAAATTTACCCCAACGAAAATAACTTTTATGAAATTCGTTTTGAATTACATAAACAACAAGACATATAA
- a CDS encoding aldo/keto reductase: protein MKFSPLGNSGLQVSRVCLGSMTWGLQNNQQEADAQIEYAMAQGVNFIDTAEMYAIPPSPQTYGKTEEIIGHWLARNPSLRSQLILATKVAGSGLSWIRNGSPISGKSVIEAVDGSLKRLQTDYIDLYQLHWPNRTTPHFGRHQPNAILPTSINRAQEIAQFHDILVGLEHCVKAGKIRHCGLSDDTPWGISQYLNLAKDHNLPMMVSIQNEFSLLHSKDWPYLIEHCVLENIAYLPWSPLAGGLLSGKYLNGAKPKGSRLTLTQRHGNFRSTADSERAIASFCDIAQRHKLTPAQLALAWCDQVDGVTATIIGATTLAQLKENITSFELTLSADVLSEINQTLAKYPQPF from the coding sequence ATGAAATTTTCGCCTTTAGGTAATAGTGGTTTACAAGTATCACGCGTATGTTTGGGCAGTATGACTTGGGGCTTGCAAAATAATCAACAAGAAGCCGATGCGCAAATAGAATATGCGATGGCGCAAGGCGTTAACTTTATCGATACAGCAGAAATGTATGCCATTCCCCCTTCGCCACAAACTTATGGTAAAACCGAAGAGATTATTGGTCATTGGCTCGCTCGAAATCCAAGCCTGCGCAGTCAATTAATACTGGCTACGAAAGTCGCGGGTTCGGGGTTGTCATGGATCAGAAATGGCAGTCCTATCAGTGGAAAGTCTGTTATAGAAGCCGTCGATGGCTCTTTAAAACGGTTACAAACCGACTATATCGATTTATATCAGTTGCACTGGCCAAATAGAACCACACCTCATTTTGGCCGTCACCAACCTAATGCGATTTTGCCGACAAGCATAAATCGCGCTCAAGAAATTGCCCAGTTTCACGATATCTTGGTTGGTCTTGAGCACTGCGTCAAAGCCGGAAAAATTCGTCACTGTGGCTTATCTGACGACACCCCATGGGGGATCAGCCAATACCTAAACTTGGCAAAAGATCATAACCTACCGATGATGGTGTCGATTCAAAATGAATTTAGCTTATTGCATAGCAAAGATTGGCCCTACCTTATTGAGCACTGTGTCCTTGAAAATATCGCCTACTTACCTTGGTCACCACTTGCTGGGGGTTTGCTAAGTGGTAAATACCTCAATGGGGCAAAACCCAAAGGCAGTCGCCTCACCCTTACCCAGCGCCATGGTAACTTTCGCTCAACCGCTGACAGCGAACGTGCCATAGCCAGTTTTTGTGATATTGCTCAACGGCACAAGCTCACCCCTGCTCAATTAGCCTTGGCCTGGTGTGATCAGGTCGACGGGGTCACTGCGACCATAATCGGAGCCACCACGCTGGCCCAATTAAAAGAAAATATTACCAGCTTTGAACTAACATTAAGCGCAGATGTGTTATCTGAAATAAACCAAACTTTGGCTAAATACCCACAGCCTTTTTAG
- a CDS encoding rhomboid family intramembrane serine protease: protein MSAQKTSILTSILITTVFVLILWWVKLFETILQLDLHFLGVFPLSLYGLIGILTAPLVHGSWQHVIGNSVPLLLMGSFLIYGYPKSRWWTIAIIWLLSGLGVWLLGRENFHIGASGLAHGIFFFLFLSGIFRRDKRSSAIMMIAFYMYGSMLLTIFPREEWISFESHLFGALSGAFCAILFRHWDPKPKRKVYDWENESEPELPVDKSPNQE from the coding sequence ATGAGTGCACAAAAAACATCCATCTTAACGAGTATTTTAATCACCACCGTTTTTGTCTTGATCCTATGGTGGGTTAAATTATTTGAAACTATTTTGCAGCTAGACCTGCATTTTTTAGGCGTATTTCCCCTTTCTTTGTATGGTTTAATCGGTATCTTAACCGCCCCTTTGGTGCACGGCTCATGGCAGCATGTTATTGGCAATAGTGTTCCCTTATTGCTTATGGGCAGCTTTCTCATTTACGGCTACCCCAAATCACGCTGGTGGACAATTGCTATTATATGGCTGTTATCTGGTTTGGGTGTTTGGTTACTGGGGCGAGAGAATTTTCACATTGGTGCGAGCGGTCTTGCCCATGGTATTTTCTTTTTTTTGTTTCTAAGTGGTATTTTTAGACGTGATAAGCGCTCTAGCGCCATTATGATGATTGCCTTTTACATGTATGGCAGTATGTTGCTAACCATCTTTCCAAGAGAAGAGTGGATCTCTTTTGAGTCACATTTATTTGGTGCTCTAAGTGGGGCTTTTTGTGCCATTTTGTTTCGTCACTGGGATCCTAAACCAAAGCGCAAAGTGTACGACTGGGAAAATGAGTCTGAACCTGAGTTGCCGGTCGATAAATCCCCCAATCAAGAGTAG
- a CDS encoding coniferyl aldehyde dehydrogenase produces the protein MSDVTTSVQVDLKEAFRGLKQAYSRNPSPSLDQRKAQLKSLKASLLRHEQTLYEAMKQDYGYRSEFDTLLADIMPTVAGINYALKNVKKWMKPSKRHSGLLLAPSTVTVHYQPLGVVGVITPWNFPIYLALGPTVQALAAGNKVMIKLSEFTPNTNKALIKVVECISEDVLLIEGEADVGAAFSSLPFDHLLFTGSTAVGKVVAKAAADNLTPLTLELGGKSPTIIDQHINMDIVVDALIVGKSINSGQICVAPDYVFVPQTRQQELINTFIARYKTYYVDSKNSNTQSHIISDKQHQRLLRLLNDVSEKGGKTHPIEANKTEHGRRVYPHLVTQVSQDMDVLKQEIFGSILPIMTYQKIEEVIEYINQRERPLALYVMSKDRTLIDRILTQTHSGGVCINDTLMHVAADDAPFGGIGHSGIGHYHGYEGFLTFSKAKTVLHSSAWLPKNQFILKHRDFVFNTIRRFLLK, from the coding sequence GCACAATTAAAATCGTTAAAAGCGTCACTTTTAAGACATGAGCAAACTCTTTATGAGGCCATGAAGCAAGATTATGGCTATCGCAGTGAATTTGATACCTTATTAGCCGACATCATGCCGACGGTCGCTGGCATTAACTATGCGTTAAAAAATGTAAAAAAATGGATGAAGCCGTCTAAGCGACACTCTGGTTTATTACTGGCTCCCTCTACAGTCACGGTTCATTACCAACCTTTGGGCGTCGTTGGGGTGATAACGCCTTGGAACTTTCCTATTTATCTCGCATTAGGACCAACGGTTCAAGCGTTAGCCGCTGGCAATAAAGTGATGATCAAGCTCAGCGAATTTACTCCAAACACCAACAAAGCACTTATCAAAGTGGTTGAGTGTATAAGCGAGGATGTCTTGTTAATTGAAGGGGAAGCCGATGTTGGCGCTGCTTTCTCAAGCCTACCATTTGATCACCTACTCTTTACCGGCTCAACAGCCGTTGGAAAAGTGGTGGCGAAGGCGGCCGCAGATAACCTAACGCCACTGACATTGGAGTTAGGTGGAAAATCACCAACAATAATTGATCAACACATTAATATGGACATTGTTGTCGATGCCCTTATTGTTGGCAAATCAATTAACTCGGGGCAAATTTGCGTTGCTCCTGATTATGTTTTTGTCCCACAAACACGCCAGCAAGAACTTATAAACACCTTTATCGCAAGGTATAAGACGTATTATGTAGACAGCAAAAACAGCAATACACAAAGCCATATTATCTCCGATAAACAGCATCAACGACTGCTCAGGCTACTAAACGATGTTAGCGAAAAAGGCGGTAAAACCCATCCAATTGAGGCCAATAAAACAGAGCATGGGCGCCGAGTTTATCCGCATTTGGTAACCCAAGTTAGCCAAGATATGGATGTTTTAAAACAAGAAATTTTCGGCTCAATCTTACCGATTATGACCTACCAAAAGATTGAAGAAGTAATCGAATATATTAATCAACGAGAGCGTCCATTGGCACTGTATGTTATGTCAAAGGATCGCACGTTAATTGATCGCATTTTAACCCAAACCCACAGTGGTGGTGTCTGTATTAATGACACGCTTATGCACGTTGCCGCCGATGACGCCCCCTTTGGTGGCATTGGGCACTCTGGTATTGGCCATTATCACGGTTACGAAGGCTTTTTAACCTTTTCAAAAGCCAAAACGGTTTTGCATTCAAGTGCATGGTTGCCCAAAAACCAATTTATTTTAAAACACCGCGACTTTGTATTTAACACCATTCGTCGTTTTTTATTAAAATAA